In Uranotaenia lowii strain MFRU-FL chromosome 2, ASM2978415v1, whole genome shotgun sequence, one genomic interval encodes:
- the LOC129746909 gene encoding X-ray repair cross-complementing protein 5 has product MSSSKEACVIILDVGKDTLINTNNRTESFFQRAKRCVTKIVERKIFSKPQDEVGLILMGTNETSNQLNVEYGGYDHVSEAFDISPSNWQMLRVLEKQVQPSEVNADWFDALVVAMNFLKIGVQAKKFAHLKIIIISTLSVSATIDEEQLDSVVKKLSTMSCELNIINDTIEHQQEINEQEEPPKFSALGMFSQQHTKTKEQRANEKLLADIVFKSNGALCNLSSAELLLVHFEKKATRAAPWNSQLSIGTQLQISISAYVYITEEKGIGSFKTESIDPNVSVKLTKDYFKDDKLFEPDFGDLIKGYMYGSTIVPYDSQMDIDYKSGEQRLSCLGFTLAANIVEEYLCGTGTHVVVARKDCAASEAKLSALVKAMTDLDVVMVATKVYRRDTKPKINVLMPAYRKRYPCLMMYELCFQEEVVLLKFPTLLSNKHKPTDAQYDAMDKLIDAMDLMNAYDDEAGSKEAFSLHKTLNPIHQHMYRTIAHRALYPKAPIPSMDDELKSLVDVPPRIKERSKDVVGEVKNLFPLKEVRVNARIKWLQRTANINIPNDPTAASSSQHMAYQNSSDNEDIDDQRVIVEVGTVTPAEDFALLLKRGEKFATLCTQIQRVISDLVFKSMTIQYEKVAMAMMIYREEAKILGPYRYNEWIGEFKKSLLARNKLEFWEQIVIKERFGLIGATESDISTVTNDEIESFYSFSAAAKINLEDGNADYIDADDLFANM; this is encoded by the exons ATGTCCTCATCAAAG gAAGCGTGTGTTATAATCTTGGACGTGGGAAAGGATACTTTAATCAACACAAACAATCGGACAGAGTCCTTCTTTCAACGGGCGAAAAGATGTGTTACCAAAATTGTGGAGAGaaag ATTTTCAGCAAACCGCAAGACGAAGTTGGGCTTATTTTGATGGGCACTAACGAAACAAGTAATCAACTGAACGTAGAATATGGTGGATACGATCATGTTTCGGAGGCTTTCGATATTTCACCGAGTAACTGGCAGATGCTACGAGTTCTGGAAAAACAAGTACAACCATCAGAAGTTAATGCAGACTGGTTTGATGCATTGGTAGTGGCTATGAACTTTCTAAAAATTGGCGTGCA GGCTAAGAAATTCGCTCATCttaaaatcattattatttCAACACTATCAGTATCGGCTACAATCGATGAAGAACAACTTGATTCGGTTGTTAAAAAGTTGAGTACGATGTCCTGTGAATTGAATATTATAAACGATACTATAGAACATCAGCAGGAAATTAATGAACAAGAAGAACCTCCAAAGTTTAGTGCTCTTGGAATGTTCAGTCAACAGCACACTAAAACTAAGGAACAGCGAGCCAATGAAAAGCTGTTAGCTGATATAGTATTCAAATCAAATGGAGCTTTATGTAATCTCAGTTCAGCAGAATTACTATTGgtacattttgaaaagaaaGCTACTAGAGCTGCACCTTGGAATAGTCAGCTATCTATAGGAACACAACTTCAGATCAGCATTTCAGCCTATGTGTACATCACTGAAGAGAAAGGAATAGGTTCATTCAAAACTGAAAGTATTGATCCTAATGTATCTGTTAAGTTAACCAAGGACTATTTTAAAGACGATAAGTTATTTGAACCAGATTTCGGAGACCTTATTAAAGGATACATGTACGGTTCAACAATTGTCCCCTACGATAGTCAGATGGATATTGATTACAAATCTGGAGAACAAAGGCTTTCATGTCTTGGCTTTACACTGGCAGCTAATATTGTTGAAGAATATCTCTGTGGAACCGGTACTCATGTGGTCGTTGCTAGAAAAGATTGCGCAGCATCGGAAGCAAAATTGTCAGCGTTGGTAAAAGCAATGACAGATTTGGATGTCGTGATGGTTGCCACTAAAGTTTATAGGCGAGACACGAAGCCAAAAATCAATGTACTGATGCCAGCATATCGCAAACGGTATCCTTGCCTTATGATGTATGAGCTGTGTTTCCAAG aGGAAGTTGTGCTGTTGAAATTTCCTACACTCCTCTCTAACAAACACAAACCTACCGACGCTCAATATGATGCTATGGACAAACTTATTGATGCAATGGATTTAATGAATGCCTACGACGATGAGGCAGGTTCGAAAGAAGCTTTCTCTCTTCACAAAACACTCAATCCAATTCACCAGCATATGTATCGAACGATTGCACATCGTGCTTTATATCCCAAAGCTCCGATTCCTTCAATGGACGATGAACTAAAAAGTTTAGTTGATGTACCACCAAGAATAAAAGAGCGTTCGAAAGACGTGGTGGGAGAGGTAAAAAATCTCTTTCCACTCAAAGAAGTCAGAGTTAATGCCCGTATCAAATGGTTACAACGAACGGCGAATATCAATATTCCGAATGACCCAACTGCGGCCAGCTCTTCTCAGCACATGGCGTATCAAAACAGTTCTGACAACGAGGATATCGACGATCAAAGAGTAATTGTGGAAGTCGGTACAGTAACACCAGCGGAAGACTTTGCTCTATTGCTTAAACGGGGTGAAAAGTTTGCAACGTTATGTACTCAAATCCAAAGGGTCATTTCCGATTTGGTGTTCAAATCGATGACGATACAATATGAAAAAGTGGCCATGGCCATGATGATATATCGAGAAGAAGCGAAAATTCTTGGGCCGTACCGATACAACGAATGGATTGGAGAgttcaaaaaaagtttactaGCGCGTAATAAGCTCGAATTTTGGGAGCAAATTGTGATTAAAGAAAGGTTTGGCTTAATTGGTGCCACTGAGAGTGACATAAGCACTGTCACAAATGACGAAATTGAATCGTTCTACAGTTTCAGTGCTGctgctaaaataaatttagaagaTGGAAATGCTGATTACATTGACGCAGATGATCTTTTTGCGAATAtgtga
- the LOC129742068 gene encoding uncharacterized protein LOC129742068 — MGLDRTTLATTRGFGDAIQETVGFNCQICEQCDSSRMVLCDNCSLWHHYECVGVTDQIEDENVPWSCQKCNKKMKRSKKGFQDAASSNLPGPSKPTSKADMPLETREQIRANRTSKVGSVCSRGSAKAFLEIQLRKVEAEQEILEEKRKLMEKKFSLLEEMAELEELHSVKEDQHTMDAVDKWLEESELSIKLQDDRKKKAPLNVHHSSESESSTDTDADSVKSDPTKKRNFRPHKQSTPKGISSGSMRSGKAGANATKSNQNACSLERSHLAARQVVKDLPVFTGNPEEWPMFVSTYDSTTTMCNFKDEENLIRLRNCLKGDALNAVRSFLIQPSTVPKAINALRLRFGQPQFVISALKEKIHSMPCLKVDYMDKLIDFSLAVLNLSATIDACGKKEYSRDTSLLKDLVDKLPEELRMKWARHQRSLKRVNLAKFSDWLYTYAEDACLVTEPRSSKNKPADADRYGPRKIRASLNTHTELVDSESSIHEEKSSTLTHYANKGCLVCKGSCISLEKCNKFLGMTYNQRWSAVREKTLCKKCLKLHRGRCVAPVCGQQGCTYKHHALLHKYSDSPTAAPVENSVCNTHQVNSGSALLRYVPVKLYANGNELECFAFLDDGSHLTLLDEEVANTLGIVGEKRPLCLQWTGGTERNESNSRVVNLQISGLNGEKHQLDGVRTVRELQLPYQTLDFDDMKLKYNHLCDLPVQSYQNARPQILIGIKHVKVALVQKSREGDMDGPVAVKTRLGWSVYGGGTDSYAVSMVHYSFHIRSSGIEEEVHLETQLNQALTDYFALESLGITTLKNDIRSKEDERALMLLHEKTRFTGERYETGLLWRYDHIRLPNNEIMARRRYELLEKRMKQNPELKRMLTDKITDYIAKGYVEKLAPSEGTWSDQYPVWYLPIFPVTNPNKPGKIRVVWDAAAAYNGISLNSVLMTGPDQLASLVTTLIKFREHRFAVSGDICEMFHQVIIREPDRQCQRFFWKDRETDEFPSKYVMKVMTFGARCSPSSAQFVKDANAERFSKQFPVASSIIKYSTYVDDVLFSVENEDKAIEIAKNIRTINAAGGFQTHNWMSNSQRVLMMMGESPKTEKSLEVTSETTGEKVLGMFWCTEDDCFTFKINWSRLDCELLNLKRIPTKREVLKTLMSIYDPLGLVSHYLMFLKILLQEIWRAKVEWDESIGEEFFKRWTAFISVLPSLENLRIPRCYHQMYEPDPNVKVQLHTFVDASQDGMAAVTFLRYEINDAIYCSLVGSKTRVAPLKYLSIPRMELQAGLVGARLTATIKKSLTINIQRTFLWTDSRNALSWIVSDHRKYSLFVAARVSEILELTHESDWRWVPTKWNVADDGTRWQRQSDLSPTSRWFVGPPFLRQSENTWPMVNLKKLSTHEELKRPLHIHGERPEAIFRAEDFSQWKRLVRVTAYVFRYLRKLRREGNCGVLKREELLIAEEFHYRQAQIEAYEEEYRNLETGTTAISKRSSIYKLSAFMDEKKLLRMDGRTGACRYLDPATVKPIILPWKHAITRLIVASYHDMYHHQNREMVVNEIRQKFYIANLRRVCNQVRSGCQRCKNRNANPLPPKMSDLPPSRLAAYTRPFTHTGLDYFGPLEIVVGRRTEKRWGALFVCLTTRAIHLEVAYSLSSTSCIMVIRSFMARRGTPAAFYSDRGTNFVGAYRELKEALAKMDHDAIAEEFISSQTDWIFNPPASPHMGGSWERLVRSVKRILPELRVSRKPNDEELRNAFAEIESTLNRRPLTHVPADYESHHALTPNHFLLGSSDGSKPLTDISNEGITLKRGWMISQAIANQFWKRWLHDYLPEITRRTKWYEPVKPIKVDDIVVIADPDLPRNCWPKGRVIKTTNRDGQVRRVWVQTSKSIYERPAVKIAVLDIDGSKTISE; from the coding sequence ATGGGACTGGACAGAACTACACTTGCGACAACGAGAGGCTTCGGAGATGCCATTCAAGAAACCGTTGGGTTTAATTGCCAAATCTGCGAGCAATGTGACAGCAGTCGGATGGTGTTATGTGATAATTGCTCCCTATGGCATCACTATGAATGTGTAGGTGTAACCGATCAGATAGAGGATGAAAACGTTCCGTGGAGCTGccaaaaatgcaataaaaagaTGAAGCGCTCCAAAAAGGGCTTTCAAGATGCAGCATCCTCGAATCTACCGGGCCCAAGCAAACCAACAAGCAAAGCAGATATGCCATTGGAGACACGTGAGCAGATAAGAGCCAATCGAACATCAAAGGTAGGCTCGGTTTGTTCCCGAGGATCGGCGAAAGCCTTTCTTGAAATTCAACTTCGTAAGGTGGAGGCGGAGCAAGAGATTTTAGAGGAGAAAAGAAAACTCATGGAAAAGAAGTTTAGCTTACTTGAAGAGATGGCAGAACTCGAGGAATTACATTCTGTCAAGGAGGACCAGCACACTATGGACGCCGTTGATAAATGGCTAGAAGAATCGGAACTATCTATTAAACTCCAGGACGACCGGAAGAAAAAAGCTCCGCTCAACGTTCATCACAGCTCCGAGTCAGAGTCCTCAACGGACACCGATGCTGACTCAGTGAAGAGCGACCCAACGAAAAAGCGGAATTTCAGACCACATAAACAGTCTACACCGAAAGGAATTTCTTCAGGATCGATGAGATCGGGTAAGGCTGGGGCGAATGCTACCAAAAGCAACCAGAATGCCTGTAGCCTTGAGCGTAGTCACCTAGCAGCCCGACAAGTGGTTAAAGACCTACCCGTCTTCACAGGGAACCCGGAAGAGTGGCCCATGTTCGTATCCACCTATGATAGTACTACCACCATGTGCAATTTTAAAGATGAGGAGAATTTGATTCGCCTGAGAAATTGCCTCAAAGGAGATGCTCTCAACGCTGTGAGGAGCTTCTTAATTCAGCCATCGACAGTACCAAAGGCCATTAACGCGCTTCGTCTGCGATTCGGTCAACCTCAATTCGTTATAAGTGCTCTCAAAGAAAAAATCCATTCGATGCCATGCCTAAAAGTAGACTATATGGACAAGTTGATAGACTTTTCTTTAGCGGTCCTAAATCTCAGCGCCACTATCGACGCGTGTGGTAAAAAAGAATATTCACGAGACACCTCGTTATTGAAAGATCTCGTCGATAAACTTCCGGAAGAACTTAGGATGAAATGGGCCCGGCACCAGCGTAGTTTGAAGAGAGTCAATCTTGCGAAATTTAGCGATTGGCTTTACACGTATGCTGAGGATGCTTGTCTGGTAACGGAACCGCGAAGCTCAAAGAACAAACCTGCTGATGCCGACCGGTATGGTCCCCGTAAAATACGGGCTTCACTCAACACCCACACTGAGTTGGTTGACTCGGAAAGCAGTATCCacgaagaaaaaagttcaacaTTGACGCATTACGCTAACAAGGGTTGCCTAGTATGCAAAGGAAGTTGCATAAGTCttgaaaaatgcaataaatttcTGGGAATGACGTACAACCAAAGATGGTCAGCAGTGCGAGAGAAAACATTATgtaagaaatgtttaaaattgcaTAGAGGACGTTGTGTGGCACCCGTCTGTGGTCAACAAGGCTGCACATACAAACATCACGCCCTGTTACACAAATATTCCGATAGTCCAACGGCGGCACCTGTGGAAAATTCTGTATGTAATACGCATCAAGTCAATTCGGGTTCAGCACTACTCAGATACGTTCCAGTTAAGCTCTACGCAAACGGAAACGAGCTAGAGTGCTTTGCATTTCTTGACGATGGATCCCATCTTACGCTTCTAGACGAAGAAGTCGCTAACACATTAGGAATTGTCGGGGAGAAACGTCCACTTTGCCTTCAATGGACGGGCGGAACCGAACGGAATGAATCCAACTCCCGAGTGGTAAATCTCCAAATATCTGGACTAAACGGTGAAAAACATCAATTAGACGGTGTGCGTACTGTTCGTGAGCTCCAACTACCATATCAAACCCTTGATTTCGATGACATGAAGCTTAAATATAATCATCTCTGTGATCTGCCCGTCCAATCGTATCAAAATGCACGACCACAAATTCTCATAGGAATCAAGCACGTAAAGGTGGCGCTAGTGCAGAAAAGTAGAGAAGGAGATATGGACGGTCCCGTGGCAGTTAAAACTCGCCTCGGCTGGTCCGTCTACGGAGGAGGAACAGATAGTTATGCTGTGAGCATGGTCCACTACTCCTTCCACATACGCTCGAGTGGAATTGAAGAAGAGGTACACCTGGAAACACAATTGAACCAAGCGTTAACCGATTATTTTGCCTTGGAAAGCCTAGGCATTACCACTCTGAAAAACGATATACGTTCCAAAGAGGATGAACGAGCCCTGATGCTCCTCCACGAAAAAACGCGGTTTACCGGGGAACGTTATGAGACCGGACTCCTGTGGCGATATGACCATATTCGTCTTCCTAACAATGAAATTATGGCTAGGCGCCGTTATGAACTTTTGGAAAAACGAATGAAACAGAATCCGGAACTGAAGCGAATGCTTACCGATAAAATCACTGACTACATAGCTAAAGGATATGTTGAGAAACTAGCTCCGTCTGAGGGTACCTGGTCCGATCAGTATCCGGTTTGGTATCTACCAATCTTTCCAGTAACAAACCCGAACAAACCAGGAAAAATTCGAGTGGTTTGGGACGCTGCCGCAGCTTACAATGGTATCTCACTCAACTCTGTACTGATGACGGGCCCGGATCAGCTGGCGTCATTGGTTACAACATTAATCAAATTTCGAGAACATCGTTTCGCCGTTAGTGGCGACATCTGTGAAATGTTCCACCAAGTCATCATAAGAGAACCTGACCGCCAGTGCCAGCGCTTTTTCTGGAAGGACCGAGAGACAGACGAATTCCCCAGCAAGTACGTTATGAAGGTCATGACCTTCGGAGCCAGGTGTTCTCCATCAAGCGCTCAATTCGTTAAAGATGCTAATGCGGAAcgattttcaaaacagtttCCCGTCGCCTCGAGCATCATCAAGTATTCAACTTATGTCGATGATGTTCTCTTTAGTGTAGAGAACGAGGATAAAGCAATTGAAATAGCAAAAAATATTCGCACTATCAACGCTGCAGGAGGATTTCAAACACACAACTGGATGTCCAACTCGCAGCGGGTTCTGATGATGATGGGTGAGTCACCGAAAACGGAGAAGAGTCTCGAAGTCACCTCGGAGACTACAGGCGAGAAAGTTCTTGGTATGTTTTGGTGCACCGAGGACGATTGCTTTACCTTCAAGATCAATTGGAGTCGACTGGACTGCGAACTGCTGAACCTAAAGCGAATCCCTACGAAGCGTGAAGTCCTAAAAACATTGATGTCCATATATGACCCGCTCGGCTTAGTGTCCCATTATCTTATGTTTCTGAAAATTCTGTTGCAAGAAATATGGAGAGCCAAGGTAGAATGGGACGAGTCAATTGgagaagaatttttcaaaaggtgGACAGCGTTTATAAGCGTACTTCCCTCCCTAGAAAACTTAAGGATTCCTAGATGCTACCATCAGATGTACGAACCTGATCCGAACGTCAAAGTACAACTGCACACGTTCGTAGATGCAAGCCAAGACGGAATGGCTGCGGTGACGTTCCTCCGTTACGAAATTAACGATGCCATCTATTGTTCCTTGGTTGGATCTAAAACTCGAGTAGCCCCTCTAAAATACCTGTCAATCCCGCGAATGGAACTACAAGCGGGGCTTGTTGGCGCCAGGTTAACAGCAACAATCAAAAAAAGCCTGACTATCAATATTCAACGAACGTTCCTTTGGACCGATTCACGCAATGCACTCTCGTGGATCGTATCAGACCACCGTAAGTATAGTCTTTTCGTCGCGGCAAGAGTCAGCGAAATACTCGAACTAACTCATGAGTCCGACTGGAGATGGGTCCCCACTAAGTGGAACGTGGCTGATGACGGGACGAGATGGCAGCGACAATCAGATCTCTCACCGACATCGCGTTGGTTCGTTGGGCCTCCATTTCTACGCCAGTCCGAGAACACATGGCCGATggtgaatttgaaaaaactaaGTACGCACGAAGAACTAAAAAGACCACTGCACATACATGGTGAAAGACCAGAGGCAATATTTCGCGCAGAGGACTTCAGCCAGTGGAAACGGTTAGTTCGAGTCACTGCTTACGTGTTTAGGTACTTAAGAAAGCTTCGTCGAGAGGGGAATTGCGGTGTACTAAAACGGGAAGAGCTACTGATTGCTGAAGAGTTTCACTACCGTCAAGCGCAAATAGAGGCCTATGAAGAGGAGTATCGTAATCTGGAGACAGGCACAACAGCAATTTCTAAGCGAAGTTCTATTTATAAGCTTTCAGCGTTCATGGATGAGAAAAAGCTACTTCGGATGGATGGCAGAACAGGTGCGTGTCGGTACCTGGACCCCGCAACGGTGAAACCCATTATATTACCATGGAAACATGCCATCACCAGACTTATTGTTGCATCGTATCATGACATGTATCACCATCAGAATCGAGAAATGGTTGTAAACGAAATTCGTCAGAAATTCTACATCGCAAATCTCCGTCGCGTATGCAATCAAGTGCGATCAGGATGTCAACGCTGTAAAAACCGCAATGCTAATCCCCTTCCTCCAAAGATGTCCGACCTACCCCCTTCTCGTTTAGCAGCTTATACAAGGCCCTTTACTCATACAGGGTTAGACTACTTCGGCCCGTTGGAAATCGTGGTAGGGCGAAGAACTGAGAAAAGGTGGGGTGCATTATTCGTCTGCCTTACTACTAGGGCCATACACCTTGAAGTCGCGTATAGTTTAAGTTCCACCTCCTGTATCATGGTTATAAGAAGTTTCATGGCCCGTCGCGGAACCCCAGCGGCCTTTTACAGCGACAGAGGAACGAATTTCGTAGGGGCATACCGAGAGCTTAAGGAGGCCTTGGCAAAAATGGATCACGACGCTATAGCAGAGGAATTTATTAGCTCGCAAACAGATTGGATCTTCAACCCTCCAGCTTCACCCCATATGGGTGGAAGCTGGGAACGGCTTGTTCGTTCCGTGAAACGAATTCTCCCAGAGCTGCGAGTATCGAGGAAACCAAACGACGAGGAACTACGTAACGCCTTTGCAGAAATAGAAAGCACTCTAAACAGACGTCCGTTAACTCATGTGCCGGCAGACTACGAATCACACCATGCCTTAACTCCCAATCACTTTTTGCTGGGCAGTTCGGATGGGTCGAAACCGCTGACGGACATTAGCAACGAAGGTATAACTCTGAAAAGAGGATGGATGATCTCGCAAGCAATAGCTAACCAATTCTGGAAACGATGGTTGCACGACTACCTCCCAGAGATCACCCGGCGGACCAAGTGGTACGAACCAGTCAAACCTATCAAGGTAGATGATATCGTCGTTATAGCTGATCCTGATCTCCCAAGAAATTGCTGGCCTAAGGGACGAGTAATCAAGACAACCAACAGAGATGGCCAAGTAAGAAGAGTTTGGGTTCAAACCAGTAAATCCATCTACGAGAGACCTGCCGTTAAAATCGCCGTACTGGACATAGATGGAAGTAAGACGATCTCGGAGTAG
- the LOC129742069 gene encoding uncharacterized protein K02A2.6-like, which translates to MQRGTPLHCQRLMCLKRDTAMIEGTSGPPEVQFVKRNRKQISKSSPKKVSSDNKNIPPTPCWKCGAMHYTRECPYKDHKCSDCGNNGHREGYCLSENKSAKPYHKKQHETFRANTVIVHEKQQKRKFVRAHLNGAEVQLQLDTGSDISVVSKRVLEKIGKPSTTPALRNASTASGAPLQLLFKFQCDVNVNGQQRRGTFHVVDKSFNVFGLDLLDAFGLWSVPISTFCNQSVKPSISSESFEAAPRSKHSASSTSPQHNRTARLNHFGKIERGEVRFQ; encoded by the coding sequence ATGCAACGAGGGACCCCGTTACACTGCCAGCGGCTGATGTGTCTGAAGAGAGACACTGCTATGATCGAGGGAACATCCGGACCACCCGAAGTGCAGTTCGTGAAGCGGAATCGGaaacaaatttccaaaagtTCTCCGAAAAAAGTGAGCAGTGATAACAAAAACATTCCCCCAACCCCTTGTTGGAAGTGCGGCGCAATGCACTACACTCGTGAGTGCCCATACAAGGACCACAAGTGTAGTGATTGTGGCAACAACGGACACCGTGAAGGTTATTGTTTATCCGAAAACAAAAGTGCGAAGCCCTATCACAAGAAACAACATGAAACTTTTCGGGCTAATACAGTGATAGTGcatgaaaagcaacaaaaacgaaaatttgttcgagctCATCTTAACGGTGCTGAAGTGCAACTGCAGTTGGACACTGGATCCGACATCAGTGTGGTATCGAAGCGTGTGTTGGAGAAAATCGGGAAGCCTTCCACCACCCCTGCACTACGTAATGCATCTACGGCTTCTGGTGCCCCCCTCCAGCTCCTTTTCAAATTCCAGTGTGACGTCAACGTCAATGGCCAGCAGCGCCGTGGGACATTTCACGTGGTCGACAAATCGTTTAACGTGTTCGGACTCGATTTGCTTGACGCTTTTGGGCTCTGGTCTGTGCCGATTTCTACTTTTTGCAACCAGAGTGTCAAACCATCCATATCGTCGGAGTCATTTGAGGCAGCACCACGTTCCAAACATTCAGCATCCAGCACTTCACCACAGCACAATCGCACAGCAAGGCTGAACCATTTCGGAAAAATCGAGAGGGGAGAAGTTCGGTTCCAATAA